The sequence CAAGGCCAGGGCCGGAAGCAAGAGCAGGTTCAGAGCGGTGGAAGAAATGAGGCCACCGAGGATCACGACAGCCATCGGCCCCTCAATCTCGCGGCCCGCATCTCCGGAGCCGAGCGCCAGGGGCAGAAGCCCCAGCGCGGTGACCAGTGCCGTCATCAGGATCGGAACCAAGCGTTCACCCGCACCATTCAGGGCGGTTTCCAGATTCCATGGCAGCCCTTCGGACTGGACCAGATGCTGGTAGTGGGAAAGCAGCATGATCGAATTCCGGGTCGTGATGCCGAAGAGGGTCACGAAGCCGACCATCGATCCGATCGACAACGTGCCACCATGCACCCACACCGCCAGCACTCCGCCAATCAGGGCGAAGGGCACGTTCACCAGCACCAGAATGACGTGCCTCGACCGGCGGAAGACCAGCGCGAGGAGGACCACGATTCCGATCGCGGCCACGGCGGAATGCGCCAGCAGCTCACGGGTTCCCTTGGATTCCTCCTCGGCCGCGCCACTAAGCTCGACGTAAGCCCCGGCGGGAAGTTTCTCGGCCGCGAGCTTTTTCCGCGCGGCAGCCACGAAGCCGGACACGTCGTTCCCCGTGGGATTGCAGGTCACGGTCTGGCGGCGGCGAGCCCCCTCGTGCTGGATCAACTCCCGGCCATAAGTAAGCGAGACATCAGCCAGTTGCTTGAGTGGCAGGCGGGTGCCCGCGGAGTTCGCCAGCATCAAATCCCCCAGCGCCTCCGGATCTTTTCTGGCTTCCTCCGCCACCAGCACGGCAACCTCCATCACCCGTCCACCGCGCACGACCTGGGCCACATCGGCTCCTTGGCAAGCTACCTGCACCGCCTCCAACACGTCCAAGGGCCTGAAGCCGAAGCGGGTCAAACGTTCCGGCTTCAGCTTGATCGACAGCACCGGTGCCCCGACGGAGGCCTTCACCTGCACATCCGCCGCTCCCGGCACGGAGCCAAGCACGCCCGCCACGCGATGGGCCGCGGAATCAAGCGCGTCCAGATCGTCGCCAAACACATTGACCACCACGCTGGCCGTCTCCCCCGAAATCGTTTCGCTGATGCGGTCGCCGAGGAAGGTCAGCACTTCGGACTGGATACCCGGCACGTTCTTGAGAAGGGCGCGGAGTTCCTCCTGCACGGCCTCTTCCTCGCCGGGCGAGCCGGGTTTGAGCTCGACGTGGAACTCACAGCGGTTGGTGCCCCAGGTGTCTTCCCCTTGCTCGGCCCGCCCGACCTGGAGCTCCACGGTGGCAACCTTGGGGATCTTGAGGATCTCATCCGAAATCACCGAACCCAGCCGGTTCATCTCAGCGAGAGAGGTACCGGGCGCGGCGGATACCTGGACCACGAAGTGCCCTTCCCGGAACTCCGGCAGCAATTCGCCCCCCAGCAATGGCACCAGGGCAAGGGAGCCCCCGAGGATGAGCAGCGTGGTGCCCATGGCGAGCCAGGGATGCTGGCTGATTGCTCCCAGCAACCGGAGGTGAAGCGCCTTCAGCCAGCCGATGTAGCGAGGCTCCGCATGTGGCTTGGTGCGGGCGAGCATCACCATGCAAAGCGCCGGGGTGACTGTGAGGGCGACCAGCAGCGACATCAGCACGGAAAGAATGAAGGCCACTCCCAGCGGTCCGAAGAAGCGCCCCTGCAGCCCGCTCATGGTGAGCACGGGCAAGAACACCACCGCCACGATGAAGGTGGCGTATACCACCGCTCCGCGCACCTCGATGGAGGCATCGAACACCACCTCCAGCAAGGGCCGTGGCGCGGCAGCCACCGCGTTTTCCCGCAGCCGCCGGAGGATGTTCTCCACGTCGATGATCGCATCGTCCACCACCACCCCGATCGCCACCGCGAAACCACCGAGGGTCATCGTGTTGATCGAAACCCCGAAGGCATCGAGCACGCCCATGGCTCCCAGCAACGACAGAGGGATGGTGACAAAGGAGATGAACGCGGTGCGGAGGTCCAACAGAAACAGCAGCAGCACGAGCGCGACCAGAGCACCGCCGACGAGAAGGGAGTGCTGCACGTTGCCAAGCGCCGTCTCGATGAATGTCGCCGGCCGGTGGAGACGCGGAAAGACCTCGATCCCCTGCTCGGCGAAAAGCGGCTTGAGCTCGTCAAGGGCCGCCTCGACCTTCCGGGTCGTCTCCAGGGTGTTCGCTCCATACTGACCGGAGAGAGACAGCAGGACGCCCGGCTTCCCCTGCACGAGTGAGTCACCGAATTTCGGCTCCGCACCATCCACCACGCGGGCGACGTCACGGAGCCGGACGCTCACGCCATTGCTCTGGATGATCTCCACCTCGCCGAGCGCTTCCGGTGTCAGCGATTGCCCGTCCGTCTGGAGCACCACGCGCTGGGTGGGGGTATCGATGAATCCCGCGCCGCGGATGCCGGTGGCGGCACGCGCGGTGGCCACGACCTCGCTGAACGGGATGTCATAGGCCACCAGTTTCTCCGGAATGACCTGCACCTGGAGTTGGTGGACACTGCCGCCGAACACCGTGCTCCGCGCGACGCCGGGCACCGCCAACAGCCGCGGGCGCAGCGTCCAGTCCGCGAACGTCCGGAGTTCCATCGGGGTGAGTTTTTCCGACCGCAGCCCGATCTTGAGCAGGTCCATCGTGGACGAGGTGAGCGGAGACATCTTCGGAGCCTTCACGCCCTCGGGAAATTGCCCCGCCAGCTCGGCCAGCTTCTCGGCCAGGAGCTGGCGGGCGGTGAACGGATTCGTCCCCTCCTTGAACACCACGTTCACCACCGACAAACCTTGGATCGATTCCGAGCGGATCGTCTCAATGTCCCCCGCGCCATTGATCGCCGACTCCACCGGCCGGGTGACGAGCGCCTCGACCTGCTCCGGAGCCAAACCCGGTGCCTCGGTCTGCACCGCCACCTGCGGAGGAACGAACTCGGGGAACACGTCCAGCGATACCTGCGACGACACGTAGGCCCCATAGGCGATCGCCAGCAGGGCGAGGATCAGAACCACCCCGCGATAGCGGAGTGAAAACATGACAATACGGTTGAGCATGAGTCAATCGGGTGCGCCTTCGGCCGCGGGAAGGATCTCCCTGGAAAGCAAGGCCTGGGCACCGGCCACCACGACCGTCTCCCCCGCTTCCACGCCCTCTTTGACGAACCAGCCATCCTGCACGGGCGAGTCGAGGGCGACCTCCCGGCGGGTGAATTCCTCATCCTCCGTCCGGACATACACCCAGCCCTTGCCCTCATGGCGCACCACCGCCTCCCGCGGAATCACGATGCCCTTGAGAACTTCACCCGGCACCTGGAAAACAATGTCCAAAGCCATTCCGGGGCGCAGCGGAAACTGGCCATCCTCCACCCTCAGCATATATGCCTGCGCGAGCGTTTTGGGATCCACCGCGGTGGCGGGTTTGATCCTGGCCGTGGCGAACGGCTTGTCCTCACGCCCCAAAACGGTCATGCGAGCGGAGACGGGTTCTCCCTCAAAGGATTCACCCGCCGGCAGATCCGCCCGGACAAAGGCCGTCTTCCCGGACACCAGCGAGGCCACCAGTTTCGCCCGTTCGTCGCCATCCAGCGCCGCCAGCTCCTCGCCCCATTCGAACGCCAGACGCCGCGTGAGCGAATGCAGGGCGATGGTATCTGCACGGAACTGGGCGGACGCCGCTTCGACATTTTTGCGCGCGATGTTCTCGCCATTCCGGAACAAGGTTCCGGCTCGTTCGTTCTCGGCCCGTGAGACCTCCAATGCCGCGGCCGCGGTGGCCAGTTCGCCATCCAAGGCGACGAAGGGCGCGGGATCGATCACCCTGCCGTAGGCCTTCCGCTCGGGAGGCATGGTTCCTTTCTTGGCCGCGGAAAATGCCAACCGGAGCAACTCCTGCCGCTCGGTGTCGAGATGTAGCGTGCCTTCATGCGTTGCCGGGGATTCCGTCCCCTCGGCAGCGGAATCCGCCTCGGCATGACGGTGGTCGAATCCCCGCATCACCAGCCAGGCAAAACCGCCGAGCAGCGCGAGACACATCAGGATCGCAAAAAAGCGTTTCATCATCGGGAAAGCGGGGTTTGAAGGGCATCCTCCAGGCTGCCGAGCGCGGCCTGCAGCTCCGCCTGGGCATCCAGCCGGGCGAGATCGGTCGTGGCCTGTTCGAGGCTGGCCGAGGCCACCGCCAAGCGGTCGGTTTCCCCGCCTTGGGCAAGCGCTTCCGCGGATTGCACCTGCTTCTCCTGGGAAGCCACGAGCTCACCCGCGGTCGAGTATTTCGCGCGGGCTCCACGCCACGACGCGAGAGCCTTGTCCACTTCCGCGGAAGCGGCCGCCTGGACGGCAGTGAATTTCACCGCGGCCTCCCACCGTTTCGCCTCGGCTTCCCCGATCGACCCTTGGTTCTGATTGAATACCGGCAGGTTGAACGTCGAACCGAGCGACCACTTGTGCGTCCCCGCGTCCCATTGGTAGCCAGGCCCGAGATGGATGTCCGGATACTGCTTTGCCACCTCGCCCCTCAGGGCGGCTTCCGAAGCGGCGTAGTCCGCAAGCGCCGCCAGGACATCGGAACGGTGCTGGAGTGCCTGGTGGCGAGCCGCCTCGATATCCCCCACCTCGGGAACTTTCTCGAATTCGGACAAGGACCACACCGCCCCATCCATCGCCCGCGCGCTGAGCCCCACGGCCTCCGCCACCGCGGCCTGGGCCTCGCCCTTCTGGCGGACGGCATCCGCCTGCTGCATCTTGAGCTGGGTGAGCAGCAACCGGGATTGAACGAAGTCCGGCCGGGAAGCTTCACCCGCCGCCACCCGCTGGTTCATCATCTCGATCACCTGGGCCTGGCTGTCGATCGCCCGCTGGGTCATGGCCTCGCGGCGCCCGGCAACGGAGAGTTCAAGCAAGGCCTTCCGCAGCTTGCCGCGCATCTGCCAGGAAACCTCCGCCACATGGAATCCCGCGGAAGCCGCTTGCTCGCGGGCCAGGTCGATGCGGGTCCGTCGCTTTCCCGCGGTTTCGATCGGAATGTCAAAATCAATGCCGTAGGTTCCGAGCATCCACTTGAAAGGTGCCGTGAACTGCGGGGACAAGGTCACGCCGGGATTCGGCCGTTCCGCCGCGGTGGCGATCGCCGCCTTCGCGGACTCCAATTGGGCCCTTGCCACCGCCACCTCCGGATTCAACCGCCGTCCCACGGCGGTGAGATTCTTCAGGTTCCACGAGGACACCGGCCATCGTTGACCGGTCGCCACCACCGCGTCCCTCACCTCCCTGTCCTCCAATGTCCGCCGGGTGAAACGATATGCCGAAGTCCCGGGCGACAAGGGCAGCGCGCTGTATCCGGCACAGCCGGACAGCGCCACGGCCACCACCAAGGGAAGCGGGAAACGGACAAAACGCATCCGGGCATGCAAACCACGTCCTGCCCGCGTGGCAATCCGGCGCGGGTCCGATTACGCGATTGTCATCTGGTTCAATGACCAAGGCAGAAGCGATTCACGCCCTCTCGAGAAGCTTGGGCAACCGTTCGACATTCCGGGCCGACAAACACGCCTGCCTACAGGAAGCGTGGAAACCATGATCACCCCGACTCATCTGACACCCTATCCGCTGGATGATGAAAATCGCTCATTTCCATGGCCGACGGGCGATTTGATGAAACACCGGGAATGGTGAATCGACGCGAAAAATAGATTTATTCGGAAAACAAAAAAGACGTGATCTTCCCGGCGTTTCGTGATGCATTGTAAATGCGATGCAAGCGTGTCTTTTACCCCCACGTCACCCCGCCCTGTGCACCCCACTGACCGCGAATCGCCAGCTCGGCGATTGTCCGATCGCCAATGTGCCGCTGCGGGAATTGATCACCACGGACCTGATTCGTTCCGGGTTCCAGCTCGTGCAGCCCTCCGAGGCCACGGAGCGAACCATCCGCATGCCGATCGACAATTGGATCGAAATCGGCGCCCTGCTCCTGCTCGGGCGGGTTGCCAAGCCCGCCTGCCTGTATGACAGCGAGGGCAATCCGCTGGCATGGAAGGGGGATCCGGATCCGGAAAAATGTCCGGAGCGGCTGGTGACGGACGCGAACTGTTTCACGATCCGCTACCCGTGGGATCTGCTGCGCATGCACGAGGAAGTGCTGGC comes from Luteolibacter sp. LG18 and encodes:
- a CDS encoding efflux RND transporter permease subunit — translated: MFSLRYRGVVLILALLAIAYGAYVSSQVSLDVFPEFVPPQVAVQTEAPGLAPEQVEALVTRPVESAINGAGDIETIRSESIQGLSVVNVVFKEGTNPFTARQLLAEKLAELAGQFPEGVKAPKMSPLTSSTMDLLKIGLRSEKLTPMELRTFADWTLRPRLLAVPGVARSTVFGGSVHQLQVQVIPEKLVAYDIPFSEVVATARAATGIRGAGFIDTPTQRVVLQTDGQSLTPEALGEVEIIQSNGVSVRLRDVARVVDGAEPKFGDSLVQGKPGVLLSLSGQYGANTLETTRKVEAALDELKPLFAEQGIEVFPRLHRPATFIETALGNVQHSLLVGGALVALVLLLFLLDLRTAFISFVTIPLSLLGAMGVLDAFGVSINTMTLGGFAVAIGVVVDDAIIDVENILRRLRENAVAAAPRPLLEVVFDASIEVRGAVVYATFIVAVVFLPVLTMSGLQGRFFGPLGVAFILSVLMSLLVALTVTPALCMVMLARTKPHAEPRYIGWLKALHLRLLGAISQHPWLAMGTTLLILGGSLALVPLLGGELLPEFREGHFVVQVSAAPGTSLAEMNRLGSVISDEILKIPKVATVELQVGRAEQGEDTWGTNRCEFHVELKPGSPGEEEAVQEELRALLKNVPGIQSEVLTFLGDRISETISGETASVVVNVFGDDLDALDSAAHRVAGVLGSVPGAADVQVKASVGAPVLSIKLKPERLTRFGFRPLDVLEAVQVACQGADVAQVVRGGRVMEVAVLVAEEARKDPEALGDLMLANSAGTRLPLKQLADVSLTYGRELIQHEGARRRQTVTCNPTGNDVSGFVAAARKKLAAEKLPAGAYVELSGAAEEESKGTRELLAHSAVAAIGIVVLLALVFRRSRHVILVLVNVPFALIGGVLAVWVHGGTLSIGSMVGFVTLFGITTRNSIMLLSHYQHLVQSEGLPWNLETALNGAGERLVPILMTALVTALGLLPLALGSGDAGREIEGPMAVVILGGLISSTALNLLLLPALALKFGRFETADA
- a CDS encoding TolC family protein, producing the protein MRFVRFPLPLVVAVALSGCAGYSALPLSPGTSAYRFTRRTLEDREVRDAVVATGQRWPVSSWNLKNLTAVGRRLNPEVAVARAQLESAKAAIATAAERPNPGVTLSPQFTAPFKWMLGTYGIDFDIPIETAGKRRTRIDLAREQAASAGFHVAEVSWQMRGKLRKALLELSVAGRREAMTQRAIDSQAQVIEMMNQRVAAGEASRPDFVQSRLLLTQLKMQQADAVRQKGEAQAAVAEAVGLSARAMDGAVWSLSEFEKVPEVGDIEAARHQALQHRSDVLAALADYAASEAALRGEVAKQYPDIHLGPGYQWDAGTHKWSLGSTFNLPVFNQNQGSIGEAEAKRWEAAVKFTAVQAAASAEVDKALASWRGARAKYSTAGELVASQEKQVQSAEALAQGGETDRLAVASASLEQATTDLARLDAQAELQAALGSLEDALQTPLSR